In Hermetia illucens chromosome 5, iHerIll2.2.curated.20191125, whole genome shotgun sequence, a single window of DNA contains:
- the LOC119657506 gene encoding cAMP-dependent protein kinase catalytic subunit 1-like isoform X1: MKPDSGESDEATSPLAKKNVNVKLLKHITNFNIFMDNAKAEFNQKWSKEIHQACTMEDFNFTKQIGSGAFGKVYVAKYLPSDEIVAIKALEKRYLVETGHVTHSKQEVKALNCVQFEFVINLVNFFMDNVYIYLVLPFVSGGEMFFHLATKRKFDEHLAKFYASQVVLAFQYLHGIGLVYRDLKPENIMLCADGYIKLTDFGFCKKINGKRTYTMLGTPQYLAPEIVLSQGYGYAADWWAFGILIYEMSAGFPPFMGTDAAVLEKIPKGKYAFPLHFSSGLKDLIQKLMVYKPSERYGVLKDGANDIKLHEWFKDLDWDGVLFKRVKPPYKPTTEGPSYLSNFDLTVTGELRTSAENEFSNEFATFTV; encoded by the exons ATGAAGCCTGACAGCGGTGAATCAG ATGAGGCAACCTCACCGCTGGCGAAGAAGAACGTTAATGTGAAACTTCTCAAGCACATCACAAACTTCAACATTTTCATGGATAACGCCAAAGCGGAATTCAACCAGAAATGGAGTAAAGAGATCCACCAGGCCTGCACAATGGAGGATTTTAATTTCACAAAACAAATTGGAAGCGGAGCCTTTGGCAAAGTTTATGTG GCGAAATACCTGCCGTCGGACGAAATTGTTGCTATAAAGGCTTTAGAGAAACGGTATTTAGTGGAAACAGGCCATGTAACGCACAGCAAACAAGAAGTGAAGGCATTGAATTGTGTCCAATTTGAATTCGTTATAAAccttgtaaatttttttatggatAATGTGTATATATACCTAGTTTTACCATTTGTATCTGGAG GCGAAATGTTCTTCCACCTGGCAACAAAGCGTAAATTTGACGAACATCTTGCTAAATTTTATGCATCGCAAGTCGTACTTGCATTTCAATATTTACATGGTATTGGCTTAGTTTACCGCGATTTAAAACCGGAAAATATTATGCTCTGCGCCGATGGATACATCAAGTTAACTGACTTCGGTTTCTGCAAGAAGATAAACGGAAAGCGAACTTACACAATGCTAGGTACCCCCCAGTATCTTGCTCCTGAAATTGTACTAAGTCAAG GATATGGATATGCAGCCGACTGGTGGGCgtttggaattttaatatatgaaATGAGCGCCGGGTTTCCACCGTTCATGGGAACAGATGCTGCAGTTCTCGAGAAAATCCCCAAAGGAAAGTACGCATTTCCTCTGCATTTCTCGTCGGGTTTAAAAGATCTTATCCAAAAGTTGATGGTATATAAGCCCAGCGAGAG ATACGGAGTTTTGAAAGACGGTGCCAATGATATTAAACTTCACGAGTGGTTCAAAGACCTCGATTGGGACGGTGTACTCTTTAAACGCGTAAAGCCACCCTACAAACCCACTACTGAAGGACCTTCGTACTTGTCGAACTTTGACTTAACAGTTACAGGTGAATTGCGAACATCAGctgaaaatgaattttcaaatgaattcGCAACTTTTACGGTTTAA
- the LOC119657506 gene encoding cAMP-dependent protein kinase catalytic subunit 1-like isoform X2, which translates to MTKKKDEATSPLAKKNVNVKLLKHITNFNIFMDNAKAEFNQKWSKEIHQACTMEDFNFTKQIGSGAFGKVYVAKYLPSDEIVAIKALEKRYLVETGHVTHSKQEVKALNCVQFEFVINLVNFFMDNVYIYLVLPFVSGGEMFFHLATKRKFDEHLAKFYASQVVLAFQYLHGIGLVYRDLKPENIMLCADGYIKLTDFGFCKKINGKRTYTMLGTPQYLAPEIVLSQGYGYAADWWAFGILIYEMSAGFPPFMGTDAAVLEKIPKGKYAFPLHFSSGLKDLIQKLMVYKPSERYGVLKDGANDIKLHEWFKDLDWDGVLFKRVKPPYKPTTEGPSYLSNFDLTVTGELRTSAENEFSNEFATFTV; encoded by the exons ATGACCAAAAAGAAAG ATGAGGCAACCTCACCGCTGGCGAAGAAGAACGTTAATGTGAAACTTCTCAAGCACATCACAAACTTCAACATTTTCATGGATAACGCCAAAGCGGAATTCAACCAGAAATGGAGTAAAGAGATCCACCAGGCCTGCACAATGGAGGATTTTAATTTCACAAAACAAATTGGAAGCGGAGCCTTTGGCAAAGTTTATGTG GCGAAATACCTGCCGTCGGACGAAATTGTTGCTATAAAGGCTTTAGAGAAACGGTATTTAGTGGAAACAGGCCATGTAACGCACAGCAAACAAGAAGTGAAGGCATTGAATTGTGTCCAATTTGAATTCGTTATAAAccttgtaaatttttttatggatAATGTGTATATATACCTAGTTTTACCATTTGTATCTGGAG GCGAAATGTTCTTCCACCTGGCAACAAAGCGTAAATTTGACGAACATCTTGCTAAATTTTATGCATCGCAAGTCGTACTTGCATTTCAATATTTACATGGTATTGGCTTAGTTTACCGCGATTTAAAACCGGAAAATATTATGCTCTGCGCCGATGGATACATCAAGTTAACTGACTTCGGTTTCTGCAAGAAGATAAACGGAAAGCGAACTTACACAATGCTAGGTACCCCCCAGTATCTTGCTCCTGAAATTGTACTAAGTCAAG GATATGGATATGCAGCCGACTGGTGGGCgtttggaattttaatatatgaaATGAGCGCCGGGTTTCCACCGTTCATGGGAACAGATGCTGCAGTTCTCGAGAAAATCCCCAAAGGAAAGTACGCATTTCCTCTGCATTTCTCGTCGGGTTTAAAAGATCTTATCCAAAAGTTGATGGTATATAAGCCCAGCGAGAG ATACGGAGTTTTGAAAGACGGTGCCAATGATATTAAACTTCACGAGTGGTTCAAAGACCTCGATTGGGACGGTGTACTCTTTAAACGCGTAAAGCCACCCTACAAACCCACTACTGAAGGACCTTCGTACTTGTCGAACTTTGACTTAACAGTTACAGGTGAATTGCGAACATCAGctgaaaatgaattttcaaatgaattcGCAACTTTTACGGTTTAA